From a region of the Zingiber officinale cultivar Zhangliang chromosome 4B, Zo_v1.1, whole genome shotgun sequence genome:
- the LOC121975830 gene encoding putative receptor like protein 25, with product MGGKELSIAKDSSFELKLIPSFYSGKYRKFYFPPSFGSFIQQSYWQNGSIPSTIENLSFMGVKQNYTHNLLRFSGDSSGFHGCESCGYFSNGDMGYILDDNIKITAKGSTNEYTKALSAVASIDLSNNELSGEIPKEIIKLHGLCFLNLSNNHLTGRIPENISAITELESLDLSMNHLTGEIPSKLSSLNFLSFLNISYNNLSGRIPIGGQFSTFNDSIYDGNKGLCGVPLPECPNDDVNHSPSQIEENEKGDKLETILNYTFIVMGFIVGFWAYFGMVIMKKSIKVTLFQLADKMYDWIYVQLSLRIAKLNMKWQK from the coding sequence ATGGGTGGGAAGGAGCTTTCCATTGCTAAAGATTCTTCGTTTGAGCTCAAACTCATTCCATCATTCTATTCCGGCAAATATAGGAAATTTTACTTTCCTCCAAGTTTTGGATCTTTCATCCAACAGTCTTATTGGCAGAATGGCAGTATACCATCAActattgaaaatttaagttttatggGTGTGAAACAAAACTACACTCATAATCTATTGCGTTTTAGTGGTGACTCTTCTGGTTTTCATGGATGTGAATCTTGTGGCTATTTTTCTAATGGTGACATGGGCTATATCCTTGATGATAACATTAAAATTACTGCAAAAGGGTCAACCAATGAATACACTAAAGCGCTTAGTGCGGTGGCAAGCATAGACTTGTCAAACAATGAGCTTTCTGGAGAAATTCCAAAAGAGATTATTAAGCTGCATGGATTGTGCTTCCTCAACTTATCCAACAATCATTTGACAGGAAGGATTCCAGAAAATATTAGTGCCATAACAGAATTGGAGTCTCTTGACTTATCGATGAACCATCTTACAGGAGAAATTCCTTCCAAACTGTCTTCTTTGAACTTTCTCAGTTTCTTGAATATCTCCTACAACAACTTGTCAGGAAGAATCCCAATAGGCGGTCAATTTTCAACCTTCAATGACTCCATCTACGACGGCAACAAGGGCCTTTGTGGTGTGCCACTTCCAGAGTGTCCCAATGATGACGTTAATCATTCACCATCTCAaatagaagaaaatgaaaaaggtgACAAGCTTGAAACAATTTTGAATTATACCTTCATTGTGATGGGGTTCATAGTTGGTTTTTGGGCATATTTTGGCATGGTTATCATGAAAAAGTCCATAAAGGTTACTCTCTTTCAATTGGCGGACAAGATGTATGATTGGATATACGTACAACTCTCGCTGAGGATTGCAAAGCTGAATATGAAGTGGCAAAAATGA
- the LOC121975829 gene encoding receptor-like protein 35, translating into MTISCGCKGCSNFSKHVILFLIILLFSTRECCEDHPHASKRINRLESKRRALLSIKSDLYKSDYWLSSWTGYDCCKWRGVSCDNTTNHVIKLDLHYPLDQYLDLPKKNLSRNHITGEIPLSMANLTSLLYLDLSSNGYFGRIPDFLGNHSSLLLMDLSSNEFSGRIPDAFCNLIYLEDLLLFDNNISGQIPENMGNLHNLRYFDASMNNLMGQIPLSLGDLCNLETLDLSLNNIGGELTNLLDGLSKCPQGSQLWNFNIHGNKLSGSIPFSLGQLSQLQFLDISWNLLQGNMTEAHFSKLTDLSDLDISYNSLNLILSDDWVPPFHAEKIHMSYCHLGTRFPSWIQTQTTLEDLSLSGVLDFMEIFQVGSWISFSIIHNFNLI; encoded by the exons ATGACTATCAGTTGTGGTTGCAAGGGCTGCTCTAATTTCTCAAAGCATGTTATTCTCTTCCTAATCATTTTATTGTTTAGCACTAGAGAATGCTGTGAGGATCATCCACATGCGTCTAAGAGGATCAATCGCTTGGAGAGCAAAAGGAGAGCTCTACTTTCCATCAAGTCTGACTTGTATAAATCTGACTACTGGCTTTCTTCTTGGACTGGTTACGACTGCTGCAAGTGGCGAGGAGTTTCTTGTGACAACACCACCAACCATGTCATTAAACTTGATCTTCACTACCCACTTGATCAATATCTTGATCTTCCTAAAAAAA ATTTGTCTCGGAATCATATCACTGGAGAGATACCTCTGAGCATGGCCAACCTCACTAGCTTATTATATTTGGATTTGTCGTCTAATGGATATTTTGGACGTATACCAGATTTTCTGGGCAATCACTCTAGCTTGTTACTTATGGATTTGTCATCTAATGAATTTTCTGGACGCATACCGGATGCTTTCTGCAATCTCATCTATTTGGAGGATTTATTACTATTTGATAATAATATTTCTGGTCAAATACCAGAAAACATGGGTAATCTTCACAACTTAAGGTATTTTGATGCATCAATGAATAACTTGATGGGGCAGATACCATTGAGTTTGGGTGATCTATGCAACTTGGAAACTCTTGATTTGTCTTTGAATAATATTGGTGGAGAACTAACAAATCTACTTGATGGTTTGTCTAAATGTCCACAAGGATCTCAGTTATGGAACTTTAACATTCATGGCAATAAGTTAAGTGGGTCAATCCCTTTCAGTCTTGGGCAATTATCTCAACTGCAATTCTTGGATATCTCATGGAATTTATTACAGGGCAACATGACTGAGGCTCACTTCTCCAAGCTCACTGACTTGAGTGATTTGGATATATCTTATAACTCCTTGAATTTGATTTTATCAGATGATTGGGTTCCTCCTTTTCATGCTGAGAAGATCCATATGAGCTATTGTCATTTGGGAACTAGATTTCCTTCCTGGATTCAAACACAAACAACTTTGGAAGACTTATCTTTATCTGGAGTGTTGGACTTTATGGAAATATTCCAAGTTGGTTCTTGGATTTCATTTTCAATAATTCACAATTTCAACTTGATATAA